A single genomic interval of Musa acuminata AAA Group cultivar baxijiao chromosome BXJ3-4, Cavendish_Baxijiao_AAA, whole genome shotgun sequence harbors:
- the LOC135634976 gene encoding uncharacterized protein LOC135634976, with protein MASASIDSYRKGAMIYRGDTICKRRSIELLEELGLPKGLLPLEDMEEFGYNRETGFIWLVQGRKKEHNFRKVKRQVSYAAEVTAFVEERKMKKMTGVKTKELLLWLSVVEMYVDDPSSGKITFKTGTGLSDSFPVSAFELQQ; from the coding sequence ATGGCGTCCGCCAGCATCGACAGCTACCGCAAGGGCGCCATGATCTACCGCGGGGATACCATCTGCAAGAGGAGGTCGATCGAGCTGCTCGAGGAGCTCGGCCTGCCCAAAGGTCTGTTACCCCTGGAGGACATGGAGGAGTTCGGATACAATCGGGAGACCGGATTCATATGGCTGGTGCAGGGAAGGAAGAAGGAGCACAACTTCAGGAAGGTCAAGCGGCAGGTGTCGTACGCCGCCGAAGTGACGGCCTTCGTGGAGGAGcggaagatgaagaagatgacGGGGGTGAAGACCAAGGAGCTGCTGCTGTGGCTCTCCGTCGTCGAGATGTACGTCGACGACCCCTCGTCTGGGAAGATCACCTTCAAGACCGGCACCGGCTTGTCCGACAGCTTCCCTGTCTCCGCCTTCGAGCTGCAGCAGTGA